The following coding sequences lie in one Periophthalmus magnuspinnatus isolate fPerMag1 chromosome 24, fPerMag1.2.pri, whole genome shotgun sequence genomic window:
- the LOC117393236 gene encoding phospholipase B1, membrane-associated-like, with the protein MALIRRGLYLVLVSVLGLIWNTAVIAFPCDKMFTSPSPPATVDRVRPSDVSVLSSVSLDSHSPELSSVLSKLQELMSLFSPSLLGPFSDPPSFLSPPLLSESSLMEQAEELSRQLQDKQDSWKLVLFFIQMDQLCACEQEQALSAVDETIRKVDEALQFLQSQLKKTIVSVALWDEEQVSLQNRNCFCSGSVREGEARLVRAMQTFALQKSLGELLERKSWFQKSTEDFTVVLQDSPLMRETPASSPSYTDSYYTDKLLVQMWIQVLQPPVDEAKQGDIALPCPSELRPFLRTSSNSYLKENNDMLLLIEPVSGTEMPCVDLNPSPSIPNSVHELRPGDVKVVAAMGDSLTAGNGVGSNPNNLLDVLTQYRGLSWSIGGDDNLTSVTTLPNILKHFNPNVTGFSLGTGKQTSPQAALNQAVGGATSQSLLTQAQALVKRMKNDSKINFAEDWKVITIFIGGNDLCDFCKNSLLYSVETYIKNVRETLDYLHKEVPRAMVNLVEPLHITPLREMHLDTSLKCPTWLVNILCPCVIMPKDNSAAMQQLETLNRNYQTALHELVETGRYDTHSNFTVVVQPFFREIVVPRLPDGRPDRSYFSPDCFHLSQKAHKLMARSLWNNMLEPLGNKTSKQDFMTEIKLNCPTKTSPYIRTYNNSDYIYPGPPPTPSPITNWGSDFSCVDLAPSNPVPTSVHKLRPADIKVVAALGDSATAGVAAKANNLFELSKQYRGVSWSIGGDASLETVTTLPNILKKFNPKLVGFSVGQLAFRKGFNMAEPGARSLDIQTQVEALIKALKNNKEVNFEQDWKLVTIYVGEMDLCNYCFDQYNLTAKQFSKNLQKSLDMLHQSVPRVLVNVAQVLQIDPLKTVQRNTIGCSLLQRTHCPCVVNPSTNSPEIEVIKRINHEYQVELEFLLSSDQYDGKEDFAVVLQPFLHNYFLPYIGEGEVDTSFYSLDCFHLSERAQAEMAIALWNNMLEPVGRKTAFNNYTYDRSKIHCPSQTHPFIFTKMNSLPELPATTPPATTPTVSTAPTPPVTGHEPLCPPNVPVWVPVLAAVGSLLAGFAVAWVVCSCIKKNRSVNMKGTSF; encoded by the exons ATGGCTTTGATTAGGAGGGGTCTGTATCTGGTTCTGGTCTCAGTCCTTGGGCTCATATGGAACACTGCAG TGATTGCCTTTCCTTGTGACAAGATGTTTACTTCTCCATCTCCCCCTGCAACAG TGGACCGTGTGCGGCCCTCAGATGTGTCTGTGCTCTCCTCTGTCAGTCTGGACTCACACAG TCCAGAGCTCTCCAGTGTCTTATCAAAACTCCAAG AGCTGATGAGTTTGTTCAGTCCGTCTCTGCTTGGTCCCTTCTCCGATCCCCCCagcttcctctctcctccactcttaTCCGAAAG TTCACTGATGGAGCAGGCAGAGGAACTGTCTCGCCAGCTCCAGGACAAACAG GATTCCTGGAAACTAGTGCTGTTCTTTATTCAAATGGATCAGCTCTGTGCATGTGAGCAGGAACAG GCCTTGTCTGCAGTTGATGAAACAATCAGAAAGGTGGATGAAGCTTTACAGTTCCTCCAATCGCAG TTAAAGAAGACCATCGTCAGTGTTGCACTGTGGGATGAAGAACAAGTTAGTCTCCAAAACAG GAACTGTTTTTGTTCCGGGTCTGTCAGGGAGGGAGAGGCCAGACTTGTGAGAGCGATGCAGACATTTGCGTTGCAG aAATCACTTGGTGAGCTGTTGGAGAGGAAGAGTTGGTTTCAAAAAAGCACAGAGgacttcactgtggttctccagGATTCACCGCTGATGAGAGAGACTCCAGCT AGCAGTCCGTCTTATACTGATTCATACTACACAGATAAGCTGCTGGTTCAAATGTGGATACAAGTG CTACAGCCTCCAGTTGACGAAGCAAAACAAGGGGACATCGCTCTGCCCTGCCCCTCTGAG CTCCGGCCCTTTTTGAGGACGTCGTCAAACTCCTATTTAAAGGAAAACAATGATATGTTGCTGCTAATTGAACCA GTTTCAGGGACAGAGATGCCATGTGTGGACTTGAACCCCTCGCCTTCAATACCAAACTCAG TGCATGAGCTGAGACCTGGAGATGTTAAAGTGGTGGCTGCCATGGGAGACTCTCTCACA GCAGGTAATGGCGTTGGATCAAATCCAAACAACCTTTTGGACGTCCTGACCCAGTACAGAGGCCTGTCCTGGAG CATTGGAGGAGATGACAACCTGACCAGTGTCACCACTTTGCCCA ACATCTTGAAGCACTTTAACCCTAATGTGACGGGGTTCTCTCTGGGCACAGGCAAACAGACCAGTCCTCAGGCTGCTCTGAACCAGGCTGTGGGTGGAGCCACAAGCCA GAGTTTGCTGACACAAGCCCAAGCTCTGGTGAAACGCATGAAGAACGACTCG AAAATAAATTTTGCGGAGGATTGGAAGGTGATCACTATTTTTATTGGGGGAAATGATCTGTGCGACTTCTGCAAAAATTCT CTGTTGTATTCTGTGGAAACGTACATTAAAAACGTGCGAGAAACCCTGGATTACTTGCACAAAGAG GTTCCTCGTGCTATGGTGAACCTAGTGGAGCCTCTTCACATCACACCACTCAGAGAAATGCACTTAGACACATCACTCAAATGTCCGACGTGGCTCGTAAA TATCCTTTGCCCCTGTGTGATCATGCCTAAAGACAACTCTGCAGCGATGCAGCAGCTGGAGACTCTTAACAGAAACTATCAG ACTGCACTGCATGAGCTGGTGGAGACCGGCCGCTATGACACCCACTCAAACTTCACTGTGGTGGTGCAGCCGTTCTTCAGGGAAATAGTTGTCCCCAGACTGCCT GATGGACGCCCAGACCGTTCATACTTTAGTCCCGACTGTTTCCACTTAAGTCAGAAAGCCCACAAGCTGATGGCCCGGTCTCTGTGGAACAACATG CTGGAGCCACTGGGCAATAAAACCAGCAAACAGGATTTCATGACAGAAATAAAACTTAATTGTCCAACAAag aCATCACCATACATCAGAACATACAACAACAGTGACTACATTTACCCAGGCCCCCCTCCAACCCCCAGCCCTATTACT AACTGGGGCAGTGACTTCTCGTGTGTGGACCTTGCTCCATCTAACCCTGTGCCCACATCAG TTCACAAACTCCGACCGGCAGACATCAAGGTGGTAGCGGCGCTTGGAGATTCTGCCACA GCTGGAGTCGCTGCTAAGGCCAATAACTTGTTTGAACTGAGTAAACAATACAGAGGAGTGTCATGGAG CATCGGAGGAGACGCAAGTTTAGAGACTGTGACCACATTACCAA ACATTTTAAAGAAGTTCAACCCCAAACTTGTGGGTTTCTCAGTCGGTCAGCTGGCTTTCAGAAAAGGATTCAACATGGCCGAACCTGGAGCTCGGTCCTT AGACATTCAAACACAAGTAGAAGCTCTGATTAAGGCCCTCAAGAACAACAAG GAGGTGAATTTTGAACAAGACTGGAAACTGGTTACAATATACGTTGGCGAAATGGACCTTTGTAACTACTGCTTTGACCAA TACAACCTCACAGCCAAACAATTCAGCAAAAACCTacagaaaagtttggacatgctTCATCAAAGT GTACCTCGTGTGTTGGTTAATGTTGCCCAAGTTTTGCAAATAGATCCCTTGAAAACAGTTCAGAGAAACACAATTGGCTGTTCCCTGCTACAGAG gACACATTGTCCTTGTGTCGTGAACCCATCCACAAACTCCCCGGAAATAGAAGTGATAAAACGGATAAATCATGAATATCAG GTCGAACTTGAGTTTCTACTCTCTAGTGATCAATATGACGGGAAAGAAGACTTTGCTGTGGTCCTTCAGCCTTTTTTGCACAATTACTTTCTCCCATACATTGGA gagggagaggtggaCACCAGTTTCTATTCCTTGGACTGTTTCCACCTCAGTGAGCGGGCACAGGCTGAGATGGCCATAGCTCTGTGGAATAATATG TTGGAGCCAGTAGGAAGGAAGACAGCCTTTAACAACTACACATACGATCGCTCCAAGATCCACTGTCCCTCGCAG ACCCACCCCTTCATCTTCACCAAAATGAACAGTTTACCAGAGCTTCCTGCAACTACCCCTCCTGCTACCACTCCCACAGTTTCCACAGCCCCCACCCCTCCTGTGACGGGACACGAGCCGCTGTGCCCCCCCAATGTGCCTGTGTGGGTCCCAGTACTGGCCGCCGTAGGGAGTCTGCTGGCAGGGTTTGCGGTTGCCTGGGTAGTTTGTTCATgtataaagaaaaacagaagtgTGAATATGAAAGGAACCAGCTTTTAA